Part of the Patescibacteria group bacterium genome is shown below.
ATATTATGAAAATTTCCGCTCGACAATATGCCGAGAGTTTGGCTCAATCCATCTCTTCAAAAAGCAAGCCTGAAATGGCGGTGATTTTGGATAATTTCGCCAAAATTATGATGGAAAATCGGGATTTAAATCGATTGAATGAGATTCTGTCTGCTTTTTCCAAAATTTGGGATAAGAATCAGGGAGAATTGGCGGTTGAATTTACCGGCGCTCGAGCTATTTCGGAAAAAACCAAAAAAGAAATTGAAGAATATTTAAAATTGAAAACCGGCGCACAAAAAATAGTTTTAACCGAAAAAACAGATGAAGATATTCTAGGCGGCCTTGTTCTGCGTTATGAAGACAAAGTGATCAATGCTAGCTTGAAACAATCTTTGCAGGATTTAAAAAACGAAATGAATAAATAGAACAAATAATAAAAATAATAATTTTATAAAAAATATGTCAAATACGAAAGATTTCATCATTGAACAGCTTAAAAGCCGAATTTCCGGTTATCAAGCTGAAGCCAAAGAACAGACGGTCGGTCGAGTTTTAAAAATTTCCGACGGTATTGCTTTGATTTCAGGATTGTCCGATGCCATGATGTCTGAAATTTTAATTTTTAAATCCAACGGACAAGAAATTGTCGGCGTGGCTTTAAACTTGGAAGAAAATTTGGTCGGAGCTATTATCTTGGGTGAATTTGCAGTTATTAAAGAAGGTGATGAAGTGGTTTGCACCAAAAGAATTTTGGAAGTTCCGGTTGGTCCGAATTTAGTCGGACGCGTAGTTGATCCATTGGGCGCTCCGCTTGACGGAAAAGGAAAAATTGAAGCGGCTAAATTTTATCCGGTTGAAAAAATCGCCCCGGGTGTTATTACCCGCGCCAAGGTTAAAGATCCTGTTCAAACCGGTATTAAAGCCATTGATGCCATGATTCCAATCGGCCGCGGTCAGAGAGAATTGATTATCGGCGATCGCCAAATCGGAAAAACAGCCATTGCGATTGATGCTATTATCAATCAAAAAGGCCAGAATATGAAATGTATTTATGTGGCCATTGGACAAAAAGAATCAAAAATAGCCAATATCGTTGCTAAGTTGGAAGAAGCCGGAGCCATGAGTTATACGACCATTGTTTTGGCCGGTGCTTCAAATTCAGCTTCATTATTATATATTGCTCCTTATGCCGGTTGCGCCATGGCTGAATATTTTTTAGATCAAGGCGAAGATGTCTTGATTATTTATGATGATTTATCCAAACACGCGGTCGCTTATCGTGAAATTTCTTTATTATTGCGCAGACCGCCGGGACGCGAAGCTTATCCGGGTGATGTATTTTATCTTCATTCCAGATTATTGGAACGTTCCTGCAAATTAAATGCTGATTTTGGCGGCGGTTCCATTACCGCTTTGCCGATTATTGAAACTCAAGCCGGCGATGTTTCGGCTTATATTCCAACCAATGTTATTTCCATTACTGACGGCCAAATTTATTTGGAACCTGATTTATTTTATCAGGGCCAGCGTCCGTCCGTAAATGCCGGTTTGTCAGTTTCTCGCGTCGGTTCAACAGCTCAAATTAAAGCCATGAAAAAAGTAGCCGGAAAAATGCGTTTGGAAGCCGCTCAATATCGCGAACTGGCCGCGTTTGCCCAATTCGGTTCTGACCTGGATACTGATACTAAAAATAAATTGGAAAGAGGCAAGAGATTGTATGAAATTTTCAAACAAGATCAATATTTGCCCGTTCATGTCGCCAAACAAGTTCTGATTTATTATGCTTTGATTAACGGCTATGTTGATAATGTTCCGGTGGAAAAAACCAGAGAATTTGAACAAGGACTGATGAAATACGCAGATTTGAATAATCAAGTTTTGAATTTAATTGAAGAAAAAAAAGAATTAACCGAAGAAGTGGAGGTTAAAATAAAAAAATTAATTGACGATTATAAAGCCACTCTGGATTATTTGACTAAGTAATATATGGCCAAGACCAAAGAAATATCTCGGCGCATCAAATCCGTTTCCAATACCAAAAAAATCACCAAAGCAATGGAAATGGTGGCGGCGTCAAAAATGAGAAAAGCGGTGGAAGCCGTGCTTAAAACTCGCACTTATGCAAATTTAAGTTGGGAGATGGTTTTACGTTTGGCAAAAATTTCCGCAGGCAATAATGAAATCGGACATCCGCTTTTAACCAAAAAAAAGGAAATAAAAAAAGCCGCCTTGATTTTAATTTCTTCCAATCGCGGTTTATGCGGCGGATTTAACGCCGCGGTTATCAATAGAGCGAAAGAATCATTAAAAAAACATAATTTGGAAACTGATATTATTTTAGTCGGCAAAAAGGGGAGTATTATGGCTCAGCAAAAATATAATATTGCGGCAGAATTTCCCAAATCTGATTTGGTCTTATCAGCAGCCGAAACCAACCCTATTGCTCGGATGGCAATTAATGATTATTTATCGGGCAAATATGACAAAGTGATGCTTGTTTATACTGATTTTGTCAGCGGTGTAAAACAAATTCCTCGAGTCAAACAGCTTTTGCCGATAAATATTGAATTTCAAGATCAATATTTGGGCATGGCTGAAAAAGAAGAAAAAGAAAAAAAACATTTTCAATCTGAAGAATTTACATATGAATATACTTTTGAGCCGACTCCGACAGAAGTTTTGGATCGGATTGTGCCTCGCTTGATTGAAGTTCAATTATATCAGGCCTTGTTGGAATCAAATGCTTCGGAACACAGCGCTCGAATGGCCGCCATGCATCAAGCAACCGAATCAGCGTCTGATATGGTTAACGAATTGACTTTGTTCTACAACAAGGCGCGTCAATCAAATATTACGGCTGAAATTGCCGAAATCAGCGCCGGAGCAAATGCCCTGTCCTAAAAATTAAAAGTGAAAAAATCAAAATGAAAAATGACAGAGCAAAATTCAAAAATAATAAAAGTCAAAATGAATTTTATTATTTTGATAATTTTACATTTTAATTTGTCATTTTAATCTTTGATTTTTAAATTTTGAATTAAAATTAATTAATTATTATTTTAAGAATATATGTCTGAAAAGAAAAACATTGGAATAATCAAACAAGTCATCGGCGTAGTCGTTGATGTCTATTTTGCTGAAAAACTTCCGGAAATTTACCATGTTTTGGAAGTAAATAATAACGGAAAACGGTTGGTTTTGGAAGTTGCCCAGCATACAGGATCTAATTTGGTCAGAACTATTGCCATGGGAACTACCGATGGTATAAAAAGAGGCGATGAAGCCATTGATACCGGAGAGATGATCAGCGTTCCGGTCGGCAAAGAAACTTTGGGCAGAATTTTTAATGTTTTGGGTGAAGTGGTGGATGGCGGCAAAGAAGTTAAAACTGAAAAAAAATATCCGATTCATCGCGCGGCTCCGAAATTTATTGATCAATCCATTAAAACTGAAATTTTGGAAACCGGAATTAAAGTTATTGATTTGATTTGTCCGATTGTCAAAGGCGGAAAAGTCGGAATGTTTGGCGGAGCAGGCGTGGGTAAAACGGTTATTATTCAAGAGTTGATTCATAATATTGCTTCTGAACATGGCGGTTATTCTGTTTTTGCCGGCGTCGGCGAACGTACGCGCGAAGGCAATGATTTGTATAATGAATTTAAAGAAAGCGGCGTTATTGATAAAGTTTCAATGGTTTTTGGCCAAATGAATGAACCGCCCGGATCTCGCGCTCGCGTGGCTTTATCCGGTCTTTCCATTGCGGAATATTTCCGCGACGAACAAAATCAAGACGTGTTATTTTTTGTTGATAATATTTTTCGTTTCACTCAAGCCGGTTCTGAAGTATCAGCTTTATTGGGTCGTATGCCAAGCGCGGTCGGTTATCAGCCGACTTTGGCGACTGAAATGGGAGAACTTCAAGAAAGAATCGCTTCCACAAAAAATGGTTCAATCACTTCAATTCAAGCGGTTTACGTACCGGCCGACGATTTAACCGATCCGGCTCCGGCTACTACTTTTACGCATCTTGATTCAACTGTGGTCTTGTCCCGTTCTTTATCGGAATTGGGAATTTATCCGGCCGTGGATCCTCTTGATTCTTCTTCAATTATTTTGGATCCGAAAATTGTCGGAGCGCAGCATTATGAAGTCGCCCGCGGCGTACAGAAAATTTTACAGCGCTATCGCGATTTGCAGGATATCATCGCCATTTTGGGTATGGAAGAATTGTCCAATGAAGATAAATTAATAGTTTCTCGAGCCAGAAAAGTTCAGAGATTTTTATCTCAGCCTTGTTTCGTGGCTGAAACTTTCACCGGCCATCCTGGCAAATATGTCAAATTAGCCGATACAATCAGAAGCTTTAAAGAAATTCTAGACGGCAAACATGACGATAAAGGTGAAGGTGATTTTTATATGAAAGGCAGCATTGATGACGTTATCGCCAGTATTAAAAAATAATTTTTTATGCCAACTGATAAAAAAACAATTGAATTTGAAATTGTTACTCCGGAAAGAGTGGTTTTGAAAGAAGAAGTTTTTCAAGCTACGATTCCGACTCAATCGGGCGAAATTACCATTTTGCCGGATCATATTCCGTTGGTTTCAATTTTGAATCCGGGCGTTATTGAACTCAAAAAACCGAGCGGTGAAAATGAAATTATTTCGGTTTCCGGCGGTTTTGTGGAAATCCTGAAAAATAAAATTATTATTTTGGCCGATACGGCAGAACTGGCCGTTGAACTTGACGAACAAAGGATTGAAGAAGCCAGAAAAAGAGCGGAAGAAATTAAAAAAAGCAAAGACATTGATGATGTTCAATTCGCGGAAATCAGCAGCAAGATTGAAAAACAATTGGCTCGTTCCAAGGCGGCCAAAAGATGGCGCAATTTAAAAAATATTAAATAAATCAAAGTTAAATCACTTGATACCACTTTTTCACGGCCGTGAAAAAGTGGTATTTTATTTTTTTGCTTATCAACTTATTCGCTTATCAGCTTATTAACTGAAAACGGGGTTGACATTTTTTAAAAATTTTGTTATATTTTTTTTAAAAGGAGGAAATCATGAGCAAAAAAAATAATATCGATAAGTTCGTTAAAGAAGTCGGGAATACGATAAAAATACTGATGACTCGGTGCGAAAAAGCAGGAATGAAGAAAAAGACTATTCAAAAATTTTTTGCCGGGGAAGAAGTTATAAACTGCCCTCATTGCAAGACCATGAATATGGTTGAATCGCATTATGACAAAAAAGAAGAATGGTCAATGTATAAATGTTTGGCCTGCAAAAAAACACTTCTTAAAGATTGGAAAAAAATCTCGCCTATTATTGTCAAGAAAGGAGGTGAAAAATGAAAGCAGAAAAATGTTCATCGTTTTATCGGGAAAATCAAAAATTAATTGATTTACAGGATAAAATCAATGAGCAATCTAAAAAAGTGAATGAATTACAGGCGAAAAAAAGCGAGTTGCTGAAAAAAAAGGCTGAAAAATTCAGGGAATTCGCGGGAAAACGGGTTGAAATATGCTGGAATGAAGGTGACTGGAAAGGTAAAATCAGGTGTACTTTAAGTGAAGTCGTAGAACCTCATGAATTCAGCTTGATATGCAAGATGAATTCTAATAAAACCGTACAGTTCCTACGCGGTCCTTACAGACAGATGTTCTTTATAGAAAATATTACAAGGATAAAGGAAGTTTAATTTAAAGGGTCCGCAATAATTCGCGGGCCTTTTCTTATTGATTTTTTAGCCGAGATTGATATAATTAAAAATATGAATTCAATAAATAATCCTGAATTAAAACAAAACATTCCTGTTCAAGAAAAAATAAAAAAACTGCCAAAAGAAATAGAGAGAAAATTTTTTATTTCATCTCTTCCTGAAAATTTGGAAGATTTTCCACACGAAGAAGTAATGCAAGGATATATCGCGCTTGCCGAAGACGGAACCGAAATACGACTGAGAAAAAGAGGAGATAAATATTTTCAAACCGTTAAAAACGGCGCGGGCAAGATCAGAACGGAATTGGAAATTGAAATTACCGAAGAACAATTTAACGCGCTCTGGATTACGACCGAAGGCAAAAGATTGGAAAAAATAAGATATAAGATACCTTATGAAGCAGGTGTTATTGAGCTTGATGTTTATCAAGGCAATTTAAAGGGATTGGTCACTGCAGAAATGGAATTTAAATCAGAAAAAGACAGTGATAAATTCATTCCGCCTCAATGGTTTGGCGAAGAAGCGACGAATAATGAAAAATATAAAAATCAATATTTGGCGATTCATGGACTTCCTGAAAATAAAAAAATATTGCAGGAAACAAAAGAGGTCTCAAATATTCCTGAATACGACTTGGAGCAAGGAGTTGGAAAACTTTCTTCTCTGATTAATGAAAAATTATCCCAGCAAACAAATCCGGTTATAGTTGAAATTGCCGGCGGTTCCGCTTCTGGAAAAACAAGCGCGGTGGCAAAAAAAGTTAAAGAACTTTTTGACGACAAGGCGCTGATTTTTTCAATGGATGATTATTATCGCGGCAAAAAATTCATGGATAAAGAAGCTGAAAAAGGAAATATTTTAAATTGGGACCAACCCGAGGCTTTAAACCTTGAATTGCTTAAAGAACATTTGCAAAAATTAGAACAAGGAAAATCAATTCAAAAACCGATTTACAATTTTAAAGAAGCCGAATCAACAGGAACGGAAGAAGTACAACCCAATAAAGTGGTTATCGTTGAAGGATTATTCGCACTTAATGAATCAATAGCGCCGGAAGGCGACATTAAAGCTTTTGTTGATATCGGAACTCATGGCAGAATTTTAAGAAGACTTTTGCGAGATGTGGAAAGAACGGGTCAAAAACCGATTGATATTTTAAAATATTTTTCAGAAGTGGTGGAACCGATGCACGAAAAACATATTCAAAATACCAAGAAAAACGCGGATATTATAATAAAAAACGAATATAGTCCCAAAATAGAAGCGCAAAAATCCGGTTTGCACGAGATTCAATTGAAATTCAGCGCTGAGATTGATCCTGAATTTTTGCGTAAAATGGGCGCGGAACGGCTGGGATCCACTACGCAAACAGATTATTATTATAATCCCAAAGATAGAAATTTAATTGAAACTGACGAAGTTTTAAGAATTCGGGATGAAGGCGAATATAAAATTCTCACTTATAAAGGGCCAAGAATTGAATCTGATTTCAGAGAGAGGCCAAAATTTGAATTTGAAATAGATGCTGAAACGGAGAAAAAATTCTTATCGGTTTATGGAGATAAAATAAAAACAATTAAAAAAGAAAGAGTTTTATATCAACTCGGTGGTGTGATTTTTTCAGTTGATTCAGTCGCGAAAATAGAAGACGGTAAAAAAATAAATTTGGGAAAATTTGTGGAAATCAGGTCAACGGACAAAGAAACAAATGAAAAAGAAATAAAAGAGACCATATCAAAACTGGGATTTTCATTGGACGACAGTATTAAAAAATCTTATTTTGAAATGTAATAATATTCGCAGTAAAATTTTCCACAGGCCAGCCATTGCATTTAATTTTTTTTTATTTTACAATTAACTTACAATTTAATTTAGTTTATCAAGAGAGGCGCGGAGTTTCCGAGTAAAATCGGAATGCGGGAACAAAACCCGATGATGCGTCCGGCAACCCCGGAGACAATAATCCCGGAAGGTGCTAAAGAACCCGAAAGGGAAGATAATAGTCCAAATCTTTCATTCTTTCGGGAATGAATTTTTTTAATTATTAAATAAAAATGTATGATGCAAAAAATTAAAACAGCCGAGAGCGTCGCCATCGGCCATCCGGATAAAATCTGTGATCAAATCAGCGACGCAATTTTAGACGCATGTTTAAAAGTTGACCCTAATTCGCGCGTGGCGATAGAAACCATGGGTGGACATGGTTGTGTTTATGTAATGGGCGAAATAACCAGTCATGCCAATCCGAATTACGTTTTAATCGCGAAAAAAGTTTATAAAGATTGCGGATACAAAGACAAAGTTAAAGTTTTTGTTAATGTGGCAAAACAATCGCCGCAAATAAAAGCCGGAGTTGATATTGGTGGCGCGGGTGATCAGGGAATAATGGTCGGTTACGCCTGCGATGAAACAAAAGAAATGATTCCTTCGGAAGTTTTAATGTCTCGTCAATTGACAAAAGCAATGGGCGCGCGCGACGGTAAAAGCCAAGTAACGCTCAATGGTAAAAAAATAGAAAAAATTATTACCAGTGTTTGCGGTGAAAATTACCCAAAAAAATTAATTGATTTATTAACAAAATGGGGGATAAAAAACAATGATAAACGTTGGCTTAAAAATCCTGCCGGAAAATGGACGTTTGGCGGATTTAAGGCTGATACCGGATTAACCGGCCGAAAATTAATTGTTGATAATTACGGACCGAATATTTCAATCGGCGGCGGAAGTTTTTCGGGTAAAGACGCCACAAAAGTTGACAGATCGGCCGCCTATATGGCGCGCAAAGTAGCCGTGGACTTGCTTAAAAAATACAAAGCTCAAGAAGTTTTTGTGAAATTGGCTTATGCGATCGGAGTGGCAAAACCGGTTATGGCAACCGCGGAATTGAATTTTAAAAATAAACCGACAAAATTCATATCGCACATTGAAGGATATAATTTAACGCCGGCGGAAATTATCAAATATTTGGATTTGCAAAAACCGATTTTCAGAGAAACCGCCAAATACGGACATTTTGGCAATGGGTTTAAATGGGATATTTAATCTTGATTAAAAGATGTTTTTTTGCTACACTTAATTTATAATAATAAAATAAAATAATATGTCTGAAGAAAACATCTTAAAACAAAAATGGCCGAACAGATTGGTAATTGTGCGTCACGGCCTGTCTGTTTACAACGAAGAAAGAGAATTAATCAACCGGGGCGTTTTGAAAACTTATACCAATAAGGTGAAAAGTGTTCGCAACGCCGATGTGCATTTGTCTAAAATCGGGAAAAAACAAGCTTTCAAAACAGGACTGGGATTAAAAAAAGATTATAAAAGTTTTGATTTAATTTTTGCTTCACCTTTTAAAAGAGCTCAAGATACGGCTAAAATTATTGCCCGTAATTTTTCAAAAACCAGATTTGTCATTGAAGAACGAGTCAGGGAAAAAGAATTCGGTATTGCCGACGGTTTAACCGCTGAAGAAATAAAAAAAATATTTCCGTACGAATATGAACGCAAGGAAAAAGAAAAAAAATATTATTATCGGCCAATCGGCGGCGAATCTTATCCGGATGTTAATTTGCGAGTCTGGTCATTTTTAACATCAATAGTGAGAGAATATTCAGGAAAAGATATTATGGTGGTTTGCCATTCCGCAGTTATGCTGTCATTTAGAAAATTGATGGAAAAATTCACTGAAGCGGAATTATTAAAAATAGACCGGGAAGACGATATTAAAAATTGCGCCATAATTGCTTATCAATTTAATCCGAATTTAAAGCCAAAACCAAAAATGGCGCTCAAAGTATATAATAAAATTTACTGGTAAAATATAAATTGACAAAAAAAATTATCGGATTAAAATTAAATTAAGTTCTTTAAAAGGGAGGATATAAAAAATGAAAATATCTGAGATGGAATCAGGCGTAACCTATATTATTTGTCCTGATAAAAAATGTAAATTATTTTGGGACACAACCAGGCCATGTCCTTGCGATGGCAAATGTCCACATGGGAAAAAAGTAAAACTGGTGATTATTTG
Proteins encoded:
- the atpG gene encoding ATP synthase F1 subunit gamma, which gives rise to MAKTKEISRRIKSVSNTKKITKAMEMVAASKMRKAVEAVLKTRTYANLSWEMVLRLAKISAGNNEIGHPLLTKKKEIKKAALILISSNRGLCGGFNAAVINRAKESLKKHNLETDIILVGKKGSIMAQQKYNIAAEFPKSDLVLSAAETNPIARMAINDYLSGKYDKVMLVYTDFVSGVKQIPRVKQLLPINIEFQDQYLGMAEKEEKEKKHFQSEEFTYEYTFEPTPTEVLDRIVPRLIEVQLYQALLESNASEHSARMAAMHQATESASDMVNELTLFYNKARQSNITAEIAEISAGANALS
- the atpC gene encoding ATP synthase F1 subunit epsilon — translated: MPTDKKTIEFEIVTPERVVLKEEVFQATIPTQSGEITILPDHIPLVSILNPGVIELKKPSGENEIISVSGGFVEILKNKIIILADTAELAVELDEQRIEEARKRAEEIKKSKDIDDVQFAEISSKIEKQLARSKAAKRWRNLKNIK
- a CDS encoding phosphoglycerate mutase family protein, with amino-acid sequence MSEENILKQKWPNRLVIVRHGLSVYNEERELINRGVLKTYTNKVKSVRNADVHLSKIGKKQAFKTGLGLKKDYKSFDLIFASPFKRAQDTAKIIARNFSKTRFVIEERVREKEFGIADGLTAEEIKKIFPYEYERKEKEKKYYYRPIGGESYPDVNLRVWSFLTSIVREYSGKDIMVVCHSAVMLSFRKLMEKFTEAELLKIDREDDIKNCAIIAYQFNPNLKPKPKMALKVYNKIYW
- a CDS encoding methionine adenosyltransferase domain-containing protein — protein: MMQKIKTAESVAIGHPDKICDQISDAILDACLKVDPNSRVAIETMGGHGCVYVMGEITSHANPNYVLIAKKVYKDCGYKDKVKVFVNVAKQSPQIKAGVDIGGAGDQGIMVGYACDETKEMIPSEVLMSRQLTKAMGARDGKSQVTLNGKKIEKIITSVCGENYPKKLIDLLTKWGIKNNDKRWLKNPAGKWTFGGFKADTGLTGRKLIVDNYGPNISIGGGSFSGKDATKVDRSAAYMARKVAVDLLKKYKAQEVFVKLAYAIGVAKPVMATAELNFKNKPTKFISHIEGYNLTPAEIIKYLDLQKPIFRETAKYGHFGNGFKWDI
- the atpA gene encoding F0F1 ATP synthase subunit alpha, encoding MSNTKDFIIEQLKSRISGYQAEAKEQTVGRVLKISDGIALISGLSDAMMSEILIFKSNGQEIVGVALNLEENLVGAIILGEFAVIKEGDEVVCTKRILEVPVGPNLVGRVVDPLGAPLDGKGKIEAAKFYPVEKIAPGVITRAKVKDPVQTGIKAIDAMIPIGRGQRELIIGDRQIGKTAIAIDAIINQKGQNMKCIYVAIGQKESKIANIVAKLEEAGAMSYTTIVLAGASNSASLLYIAPYAGCAMAEYFLDQGEDVLIIYDDLSKHAVAYREISLLLRRPPGREAYPGDVFYLHSRLLERSCKLNADFGGGSITALPIIETQAGDVSAYIPTNVISITDGQIYLEPDLFYQGQRPSVNAGLSVSRVGSTAQIKAMKKVAGKMRLEAAQYRELAAFAQFGSDLDTDTKNKLERGKRLYEIFKQDQYLPVHVAKQVLIYYALINGYVDNVPVEKTREFEQGLMKYADLNNQVLNLIEEKKELTEEVEVKIKKLIDDYKATLDYLTK
- the atpD gene encoding F0F1 ATP synthase subunit beta, which produces MSEKKNIGIIKQVIGVVVDVYFAEKLPEIYHVLEVNNNGKRLVLEVAQHTGSNLVRTIAMGTTDGIKRGDEAIDTGEMISVPVGKETLGRIFNVLGEVVDGGKEVKTEKKYPIHRAAPKFIDQSIKTEILETGIKVIDLICPIVKGGKVGMFGGAGVGKTVIIQELIHNIASEHGGYSVFAGVGERTREGNDLYNEFKESGVIDKVSMVFGQMNEPPGSRARVALSGLSIAEYFRDEQNQDVLFFVDNIFRFTQAGSEVSALLGRMPSAVGYQPTLATEMGELQERIASTKNGSITSIQAVYVPADDLTDPAPATTFTHLDSTVVLSRSLSELGIYPAVDPLDSSSIILDPKIVGAQHYEVARGVQKILQRYRDLQDIIAILGMEELSNEDKLIVSRARKVQRFLSQPCFVAETFTGHPGKYVKLADTIRSFKEILDGKHDDKGEGDFYMKGSIDDVIASIKK
- the cyaB gene encoding class IV adenylate cyclase, with the translated sequence MNSINNPELKQNIPVQEKIKKLPKEIERKFFISSLPENLEDFPHEEVMQGYIALAEDGTEIRLRKRGDKYFQTVKNGAGKIRTELEIEITEEQFNALWITTEGKRLEKIRYKIPYEAGVIELDVYQGNLKGLVTAEMEFKSEKDSDKFIPPQWFGEEATNNEKYKNQYLAIHGLPENKKILQETKEVSNIPEYDLEQGVGKLSSLINEKLSQQTNPVIVEIAGGSASGKTSAVAKKVKELFDDKALIFSMDDYYRGKKFMDKEAEKGNILNWDQPEALNLELLKEHLQKLEQGKSIQKPIYNFKEAESTGTEEVQPNKVVIVEGLFALNESIAPEGDIKAFVDIGTHGRILRRLLRDVERTGQKPIDILKYFSEVVEPMHEKHIQNTKKNADIIIKNEYSPKIEAQKSGLHEIQLKFSAEIDPEFLRKMGAERLGSTTQTDYYYNPKDRNLIETDEVLRIRDEGEYKILTYKGPRIESDFRERPKFEFEIDAETEKKFLSVYGDKIKTIKKERVLYQLGGVIFSVDSVAKIEDGKKINLGKFVEIRSTDKETNEKEIKETISKLGFSLDDSIKKSYFEM
- the atpH gene encoding ATP synthase F1 subunit delta; protein product: MKISARQYAESLAQSISSKSKPEMAVILDNFAKIMMENRDLNRLNEILSAFSKIWDKNQGELAVEFTGARAISEKTKKEIEEYLKLKTGAQKIVLTEKTDEDILGGLVLRYEDKVINASLKQSLQDLKNEMNK